The Oryzias latipes chromosome 11, ASM223467v1 nucleotide sequence aaaggttcagcgcactgtctagtgggtctacatgaccctactcccaatgttatattgtctaagatagcacaagggaatCTTTAACTCTACCCAACAAGGCAGTACTTTTAATTAACTCAGGCAGGTTCAAATCTTACAGTGCAGCTCAGGTGCATGCTCCCATTCATTCTGACTGTGCAACGTCAAACtggaaacaaacagacaaaaattgTTCCTAATGTTACTGAAACAAAAccactaaaaaaagaaatatgtagGGTTTCTGTGTAAATTTGtcatgtgcagctctgaccaggtgATGCAATCTATGATGCATAGTGGTTCAAGCTGTCTTTTtccttcagaaaaaacaaaattgatgcATTTCTCTCAATCACATCTCTTTAAATATTCTCTGAGTAGAGTCACATtgattttgtttgtctgtttgatcCCATTAATCATTGGCATTTCGCTTTAAGAAGTGATTTGTGTGTACCGAGAACACACAAACTTTGAGTTGACCCCATTACAGGTTTTAAAAGCTCCTGTCAGTGCGGCAGAGTTTCTGTGTCTGATAAAGATGAGTGCAGAGAAGATctcagtgctgctgctgctggcagtGATCGGCTCACATGCAGCTCCCAACGCCTCCGAGTGTGACGGTTTGACCAAAAGGCTGCCGACAAAAGACCTGAACAAGGCGAGACAAGGTGAGACATGGTGAGGGTGAGACGCTTTCATGAGGACATCGTGGCGGGGGAAGTTTGACGGCATGATGGATCAGCAGGTTATGGAGATGTGTTCTGCAAGTGTGAAGGAAAGATTGAAGGAGACGTTTGAAGAGCTCATCTTCTTTGACTCTTGTGTCTCGCTGTGGGTGgtgagcaggtggaggaacatctagaggTGGAGGTTTGACTGAGGAGGATAAGGAtagatggaggcagatgatCGACTGTAGTGACCCCTAAAAGTCGTGCTCTGATGTGCAACATTTCCCTTCATTTGCtccacaaacatttcaaacttttgtgttttttatttcattattaaatTCTAACATGTTCTCAGCCACTGATTCAAACACGCCTTTGCTTCATGCAGATTTTCAGGAACTGGGTTCTGGTCTGGGGCGTGTCCGACCATGAAGCAGTTGAAGCTTTGATGCCaaatgtctccagctcacacgtgGAGTTTAAACCCCTTCCAGACAACAAAACCTTCTCGTACATCAAGAGGACCATATTCCAGTGAGTTCTGCCTCTGGAACTTAAAGCGTATCATTCCATGTGACGTTTCCTGTTGATGTGACGTCggtttgtgttgctttttctcAGTCACAACCTTTCTTCCTGCACTACGAGCTTCATCAATGTGACCGTAACATCTAATAATGACACCGAGCTCCAAACCCTGCATGCTGTCAACATCCGTAAGTGTCAATAAAGACGTTGTGCTCGTCTTACTCATTGATTCATCTATtagttattt carries:
- the LOC101161319 gene encoding LOW QUALITY PROTEIN: saxitoxin and tetrodotoxin-binding protein 1 (The sequence of the model RefSeq protein was modified relative to this genomic sequence to represent the inferred CDS: substituted 1 base at 1 genomic stop codon), which codes for MSAEKISVLLLLAVIGSHAAPNASECDGLTKRLPTKDLNKIFRNWVLVWGVSDHEAVEALMPNVSSSHVEFKPLPDNKTFSYIKRTIFHHNLSSCTTSFINVTVTSNNDTELQTLHAVNIRVEEDGQPVEYNDTGAVDFYEPCSDCLLLVYKCSRFRFVLSYKXEGSHQDVEQHKAAHDDHKKVAECLGFPKKKPYVYDRVADFCHKKSAPEANPDNHC